A segment of the Colletotrichum destructivum chromosome 3, complete sequence genome:
TCCTCCTAGAAAGACCTGCTTCCAGGCTTGATTAAAGCATCTGtgccccttcctcctctcgcGTCTCCTCATCGGACGACGCTCGTCATCACCCAGAGCCGCGTCAGTGTCCCCCCTGAGCCGTTCGTCCCGCTCGGCCATCACGGCTGTCGAACCATGCCTAACGCAAGATAGTGAAACGAGAACGCCATCGCATCGGACGGAGAGGCTCCCTTTCCCCCATTCGGGACGAGGTCGCATATCACCAACTCGCTGTCCACTGTGTCGTTGGAGTTTACTTGTTTCGGGGTTCCCTGGATCTCGGACGCACTACACTGGGAAAGTCTGTTGGTTGTCTTCAAATTAACAACGATGAGCGGATGTCGTGTTGCGCCGTCCGTCTCCCTTGACGAAGCGGAAGAGGGCGACTTACACGCGCCGTCCACGGTACCGACGTCGCCAGAGGGGAGCCTCATATTCAGCCCTGTCGTTGGAGCAGCAACCACTTCCGTCGTGGACGGGGATTGCACGAgcgacgatgccctcgaAGACTTACTTCCAGACAACGAGGGGCATGTCTTCTCTACAGCCGACGCCAGGGATCCTCCCGTGAAAAACATCTGCTGCGTGGGCGCTGGTTATGTAGGTGAGTGCTATGAACCGAGCCGAGTCTCATAAGCAACGATGCGATTGTTGTATTTGTtgcggctggctggctgatcACAATATGCCAGGCGGaccgaccgccgccgtcatcgcgtTCCACAACCCTCACATCcgcgtcaccgtcgtcgaccgaGACGAGCGGCGCATCCGGCGGTGGAACTCGAAGCACCCGCCGATATACGAGCCCGGCCTCTGGGACATACTCCGAGTCGCCCGGGACGGCGCAATGGGGAGGTGGTGCTCGTTCAGCCGCGAGCCCCTCGAGGAGTCGCCGAGACGCTCCGATCCGGCCTccgcgtcgacctcggccacgtCCGACTGCGGGAGCCAgtgcggcggcgaagaaggcatCACGGTGCCCGCGAGGCGGCCGAACCtgttcttctcgacggcAGTCTCCGAGTGCATCTCGGACGCGGACGTCGTCCTGGTCGCCGTGAACACGCCGACCAAGACGCGCGGGCACGGGGCCGGCAGCGCCACAGACATGGCCGCgttcgaggccgtcaccgccgaggTTGCCCGGCACGCGAGGCCGGgggccatcatcgtcgagaaGTCCACGGTGCCTTGCAGAACAGCAGAGCTCGTGCGAGAGACGGTGAGATTTCTGCTCCTAGATCACCATCTgcccctttctcttccccttcccctccctgTCTGGTTTTGCACTCTCGGCTGGCTAACCTAAGCATATGTGTGCGTTTGTGTGTACAGCTCGCCACCCACCGCCCCGGCGTTCCCTTTGAGATCCTCTCGAACCCGGAGTTTCTTGCTGCCGGCACAGCCGTCAACGACCTTCTTCACCCGGACCGCGTGCTCATCGGATCCGACacgacgccctcggggaAGCGCGCGGCCGGGGCGCTCGCCGGGGTCTACGCCGCCTGGGTGCCGCGCGGCCGCATCCTGACGACCAACGTGTGGTCGTCTgagctcgccaagctcgTGGCCAACGCGATGCTCGCCCAGCGCGTCAGCAGCATCAACTCGGTCAGCGCCATCTGCGAGCGGacgggcgccgacgtcgacgaggtcgccgccgccgtgggccGCGACCCGCGCATCGGGGACCAGTTCCTGCGGGCCggcatcggcttcggcggcagCTGCTTCCGCAaggacgtcctcggcctcgtgtACCTCGCCGAGtcgctcggcctcgacgaggtcggcgagtACTGGGCGCAGGTCGTGCGGATGAACGAGTACCAGCGGCTGCGGTTCACGCGCCGCGTCGTCAAGTGTCTGAACAACACACTGGCCGGGAAGAAGATCACGGTCCTCGGGTACGCCTTCAAGAAGAACACGTCCGACACGAGGGAGTCGCCGGCGCTCGAGATCATCCGGGCTctgctggaagaagggccGCGGGAgatcgccgtcttcgacccTTGCTGCAACCCCCTGGTGATCCGGGAGGAGGTCCGGCAGCTCTGTGGAATGCAGAAACCGTCCACGGAACGCGGCAACGACAGGAACGATGAAGATGGGCCGTTGAGGGTCTACGAGAACGCATACGATGCCTGCCGCGACAGCAACGCGGTCCTTATCACAACCGAGTTTGACGAGTTCCGCAACTCAAAATtcctgtcgtcgtcgtcgtcgtcgtcgtcgtcgtctccccgCAAAAGCACGGCGGACGTCCTCGATCCGCGCCCGTTCCAGAGTCTGGAGATCCGTCAGGCCGATGTTTTGGCGCTGCAAGGAACACAACGGCCGATGGAACTGGAGACCTCTTCAGACGATCCGCTCGGACGCTACATGCCAGAGCCCGAGTGCGCGGGCGACTGTCCCGATTGCCGGGCGGGGCTGGACCGCGAAGCCTCGGGACTCGCTACCGCCGGGTCGGGGACCGGGGAGTACGGGGCCAGCAGGGAGAGCATCGACTGGGCGAGGGTGGTGGGCGACATGCAAGCCCCCAAGTGGGTGTTTGATGGCCGGGCAGTCATCGACGCTCAAGAGATGGCCAAGCTGGGGGTTCGGGTGGAGAGCATAGGAAGACGGAGTATCTGGTGATTTTCTTTTCAACCGGCTGGCATCGATGCCGTTTCATGATACCTAGGTCTGACCAGCATAAGTTGTCGCTCAAATCGTTGCTCATACATAAGCTGAGTCATACGAGACTGTGTGAGCGTATGCTTATTATCATCACGACAGAGAACGGAGGCGTTTTGCGTAGCATTTTCAGACCTGGTCTTTTCTCCTTTCCCGTGGATGTCATTTTGAGTATAGCTGATACAATGCGATTCAGCCAattcttccctccccctttccaaGTTAGAAAGACGACAACAGCCTCTTCAACCCCGACTGGCCAGTTGATAATACTCAGAATGACCTGCCGGATGGACAGTTGACCGTAAACACGCCGAGACTCACCTCTAGCCACAGCTCGTGTGCCGCTAAGCTATATTTGCGCATGCGATGCGCGTGGGCTCGCTCGTCTTTTCATCCGGTCCCGGGTCGCGTTTCGCACCTCAACTGGAGTCTAAAGGGGGCTTCGTTCCTGACCGTCCAAGGGAACTGCCCGGACCCGGTCTGCAAGTTCGTCTGAGCATCGCTCGAGACCGACTCCAGGGCTTCGCGGACCTTCGTGGAAACTCGAGACTTGCGAGAAACCGAGGACTCGGTAGTGGTAGATTTGCTGAGGAGGTTTTTGACTCTGCTGGAACAATACTCGATGCTCACATATTCGTCTTGGGTAACTCGCCGTTCATCCACGAGCACCAGACAGGACCGACTCAAAGTCCCTTACGCCCCTCTCAAGGCTTCTTGTTTCGAAACCCAGTCACGCATTTAAGCATCAGTCAAGTTGCTTTGTTACGATGCCATTGAGCCGCAAGCTATCGAAACCACCGAGGCCAAGCAGCTCACGCTCACAAATGATCATCACCGGGCTGTTTCTAATGGACCAAACGCCCCTGGCCGCAACCttttctcccttcccccccacTGCCTCGGATTGGTCGACGAAAGAACGGACGATTCAAAGTTGCAATGCATCGCGATTGGGCGAGTCGGGCGAGCGGTCCGTTCGTTTGGCGTTTCACACAACCGCCACTTGGTCGCCCAACGGCGCGCGGAGGGTCTCAAGATGTACTTGTAAGTGTGGGAGGCA
Coding sequences within it:
- a CDS encoding Putative UDP-glucose/GDP-mannose dehydrogenase, NAD(P)-binding domain superfamily translates to MSGCRVAPSVSLDEAEEGDLHAPSTVPTSPEGSLIFSPVVGAATTSVVDGDCTSDDALEDLLPDNEGHVFSTADARDPPVKNICCVGAGYVGGPTAAVIAFHNPHIRVTVVDRDERRIRRWNSKHPPIYEPGLWDILRVARDGAMGRWCSFSREPLEESPRRSDPASASTSATSDCGSQCGGEEGITVPARRPNLFFSTAVSECISDADVVLVAVNTPTKTRGHGAGSATDMAAFEAVTAEVARHARPGAIIVEKSTVPCRTAELVRETLATHRPGVPFEILSNPEFLAAGTAVNDLLHPDRVLIGSDTTPSGKRAAGALAGVYAAWVPRGRILTTNVWSSELAKLVANAMLAQRVSSINSVSAICERTGADVDEVAAAVGRDPRIGDQFLRAGIGFGGSCFRKDVLGLVYLAESLGLDEVGEYWAQVVRMNEYQRLRFTRRVVKCLNNTLAGKKITVLGYAFKKNTSDTRESPALEIIRALLEEGPREIAVFDPCCNPLVIREEVRQLCGMQKPSTERGNDRNDEDGPLRVYENAYDACRDSNAVLITTEFDEFRNSKFLSSSSSSSSSSPRKSTADVLDPRPFQSLEIRQADVLALQGTQRPMELETSSDDPLGRYMPEPECAGDCPDCRAGLDREASGLATAGSGTGEYGASRESIDWARVVGDMQAPKWVFDGRAVIDAQEMAKLGVRVESIGRRSIW